One Microbispora sp. ZYX-F-249 genomic region harbors:
- a CDS encoding DUF6220 domain-containing protein, with protein sequence MRKVYAAIAGLLLTAAAVQMYFAAVGAFDKPRDDSSFVLHSMNGMMVIPVLSLVAAAAAAAAKAPGRQIGLTVLPLGLVVVQVLIVEVGGLFDDSTGNTTPLSLAILGLHAVNGMAVIGACELVFRRARQFAWPKPGPRPQDASEGRPVPAS encoded by the coding sequence GTGCGCAAGGTCTACGCCGCCATAGCGGGACTGCTGCTCACCGCCGCCGCCGTGCAGATGTACTTCGCGGCCGTCGGCGCGTTCGACAAGCCGCGGGACGACTCCTCGTTCGTCCTGCACAGCATGAACGGCATGATGGTCATCCCCGTGCTGTCACTGGTGGCGGCCGCCGCCGCGGCGGCCGCCAAGGCGCCGGGCCGCCAGATCGGACTGACCGTCCTGCCCCTCGGCCTGGTCGTCGTGCAGGTGCTGATCGTCGAGGTCGGCGGGCTGTTCGACGACAGCACCGGCAACACCACACCCCTTTCCCTGGCGATCCTCGGCCTGCACGCCGTCAACGGCATGGCGGTCATCGGCGCCTGCGAGCTCGTGTTCCGCCGGGCCCGGCAGTTCGCCTGGCCCAAGCCCGGGCCACGGCCGCAGGACGCCTCGGAGGGCCGCCCGGTTCCCGCCTCATGA